Proteins encoded in a region of the Triticum dicoccoides isolate Atlit2015 ecotype Zavitan chromosome 3A, WEW_v2.0, whole genome shotgun sequence genome:
- the LOC119273086 gene encoding probable ubiquitin-like-specific protease 2B: protein MDVRMRNFISIFPCLECQDKYPHKSKGGEANSTFQDHLPPPKISNRSTYNVRDKTSKGMLGDEIFELYMEDLWMGIHPEKKSDYAYLDSLWFDMYIIGKHKSKVLKWVKAKKIFTRRYVFVPIVYWGHWSLLVLCNFGETNYLGTPKGPRMLLLDSLRTTQPKRLPSVIYSFIIDILKTEEREEIGQFTNQVQLEFPEVPRQSGNDCGIYVLYFIYCFLKIEKLGEDLSQLGALFDPEVLQNLEDIRKAILLYQEKQDATITE, encoded by the exons ATGGATGTTAGAATGAGGAACT TCATTTCTATTTTTCCATGTCTAGAGTGCCAAGACAAATACCCCCATAAGAGTAAAGGCGGAGAAGCAAATTCCACCTTTCAAGATCACCTCCCTCCCCCAAAAATTTCAAATCGTAGTACATATAACGTGAGGGACAAAACAAGTAAAGGGATGCTTGGTGATGAAATTTTTGAATTGTACATGGA GGATCTTTGGATGGGCATACATCCGGAAAAGAAGAGTGACTATGCGTACCTGGATTCGTTGTGGTTTGATATGTACATCATTGGGAAACATAAATCAAAAGTCCTTAAATGGGTAAAAGCTAAGAAAATATTCACAAGAAGATATGTATTTGTCCCCATTGTTTATTG GGGACATTGGAGCCTCCTTGTGTTGTGTAATTTTGGCGAGACTAACTACTTGGGTACTCCAAAGGGGCCACGCATGCTACTGTTGGATTCACTTAGAACAACACAACCAAAGAGGTTGCCATCCGTCATCTACAG CTTCATTATTGATATTTTAAAAACAGAAGAGCGGGAAGAGATAGGGCAGTTCACAAATCAAGTCCAGCTTGAGTTTCCTGAG GTTCCACGGCAAAGTGGAAATGATTGTGGTATATATGTTCTGTATTTTATATACTGTTTTCTCAAAATCGAAAAACTGGGAGAAGATTTGAGCCAGCTG GGTGCATTGTTCGACCCAGAGGTACTACAGAACCTGGAGGACATCCGCAAGGCTATTCTTTTATACCAAGA GAAACAGGATGCCACTATTACAGAGTAG